From the genome of Lotus japonicus ecotype B-129 chromosome 6, LjGifu_v1.2, one region includes:
- the LOC130726394 gene encoding PHD finger-like domain-containing protein 5A, which yields MAKHHPDLIMCRKQPGIAIGRLCEKCDGKCVICDSYVRPCTLVRVCDECNYGSFQGRCVICGGVGISDAYYCKECTQQEKDRDGCPKIVNLGSAKTDLFYERKKYGFKKR from the coding sequence ATGGCCAAGCATCATCCTGATTTGATTATGTGCCGGAAGCAACCTGGAATCGCCATTGGACGATTGTGTGAAAAATGTGATGGCAAGTGTGTGATCTGTGATTCATATGTGCGTCCTTGTACACTTGTCCGAGTTTGCGATGAATGCAACTACGGATCATTTCAGGGTCGATGCGTCATTTGTGGAGGAGTAGGAATATCTGATGCCTACTACTGCAAGGAATGCACACAACAGGAGAAAGACAGGGATGGTTGCCCCAAAATTGTTAATTTAGGGAGTGCCAAAACTGATTTATTCTACGAACGCAAAAAGTATGGTTTTAAGAAAAGATGA